CTTGTCTCAGTCTTGCCTCTGGGGAACccaaactaagaaaaaaacatagtCATAATAGCATCCCTCTGTTCaacttctactgtgtgccaggtagctgggctcttttaaatatatatatatttcctaattGACTTCCTGAGTTTCACTCCACCTGTTACACCCCTCAAttttcaggtgaggaaactgaagatcaGAGAGGGTAAGCGGTTTGCCCCAGGCCACAGAGCTGGAAGGAGGTAGACCGCAGAGGGCTGCGCAGGTGAGGACAGGACGGGACGGGACGGGAAGGGAAGGAGGTGCCCAGCAGAAGGACTCACGGTTCATGTTGATCTGCTGGGACAGCTCGATGAGCTCCATCTCAGTGGGCATGTAGCCCATGGTGCGCATGCAATTGCCCAGGTCCCGGCAGTTGATGTAGCCGTCCTTGTCCTTGTCAAACTCTCTGAAGGCCTCTCGAAGCTCTGGGGAAGGGAACAAAGGTAGACATGTTTGGGGGTGGGAGCCACAGAGCATTTGGAGCCAAAGGCAGCCAGAAGTCCCACTGGCTTGGAGAACCAGACCTGGGAGCTGCCCAGGACTGTGCACTCCTCCAACTGCTGGCTCTACAGAGGATGTCAGCTCCACGCCAGGCCCTGTctccagaggccaaggagtctctgcctctcttcccaccAATCTCCCTTCCCTCAGCTTCCTGGATGGCTGAAAAACCCTTTCCCCTAAGGGGCCAGGTCTTACCTTCTATCTCCTCTGGCCGCAGTGATCTGTCCTGAAACAAAAGAATGTGTCCTATTAGCAGGTGCATAGGGCCTGGAGTCACAAAATGCCCAACCTGAGGACCATGCAAGTAGCTGACAGCAGGCACTGGGTGGGAGGTGACAGAACTGCAGCAGAGGCATGCCTGGACCGCGTCCTTGAGGGGAAAATGTGCACCCCCACATCTCCCACAGTCATGGGAGATGCCCAGGGACCCAACAGCCCGTCCAGTCCAGGCACTGAGGTTCTGTGCCCAGCCTCTTGTTCCAGATACAAGAACGTGTCAGAGAACAGAGCTGGTCCAGAGGCAAAAACCTGTAAATGAAATAGGGGCAGTGGAAGGTCACAACAGAGAGGAGGCCTGCAAGGCAATGGGTGAAGAGAGGGGCGAGAACGCAGGGACTGGACAGGCAtcttgagagaggaagaggaggagaaggaggaggaggaggaggacctgaGAGTGTGGAAGCAGTATTAGGGCTGCACCCTGCTTCCTGGGCACTGCTCTGTCTTCTCCAATTTGACCCCCATCCTACACCTTGCCCTGTCACAGGACACAACATAGGACCCTGGGGGCCGCCGGTGCCTCTGGTTGCCACCAGGTCCAAATCATACATCTAAAGCCTCAAGCAGTGCCCAGGTCTCCTTGGAGAATCAAGAAAACCCTGGGTCTAGGCATCACAACAGATGGCAGAGAAGTCTCTAATGAGCAGGCCCAGAGGACACAAGGGGGGTCCAGCTGCCCAGGCCTGCCCAGGAGGGtcacagactggcacaaaatGCTGCCCAGCTGGACCTGTTTAGTAAGCTCCCAAACTGGTCCACAGGGCTTCTCTTTTGCAAATGACAGTTCTCTGTCTCTGGGCAGGGAGAACACAGGACAGGGGTGCCCACCCTGAGAAAGCACACACTAGGTATGGGCACACCTGTtatgacacagacacacaggtgtGTCACTGTGAGCATGAGGCATCTCAGCTGTGCACACAAGCTGTTCTAGCAGACAGGGCCAGGGTAGATAGAGATAGTTGCTATCCACCCACTCCAAACTGGCCCCCGGACAAGGAACCCTAGCTCTGGAAAATCTGAGAATCTTCTAGAAAAGGGCTACTGAGCAACATATTCTGGGAGAAGCAGGTGCCCAGAAGCAGGTGCTCAGAAGTGGCTACATGTGGCAGAACAGTGTTGAGCGTCTCTGTGTACATGGAAAGAGCGGGCTATTGGCTACCAGGTGCTGCAGGTGGCATTTCTAGCCAAGGATATGATTGATCATTGAAAGTATGTATGTCTCTATTAGATGACTCTGTGAACTTCCACTTAAAAAGCCTGTCATGGGGCCCTGCTCAATACCTCAGTGGGTCGGAGCATCATCCCCAtgcgccaaggttgcaggtctgatccctggtctgggcacacccaagaatcaaccaatcatggcataaataagtagaacaacaaagtgatatttctatttttatttctttctctctaaattcaataaattaaaaaattttttaagcctgTCATGGTGCAAACTGAGTGGATTGTTACTCTATCACTTGCCTAATCTTACCTCTATCACCCACTAGCTGGTCCAAGTCAGACTTGGATCTTGGGTGACCAAAAAAGATGTTTTTgcacctgaccggtggtggcagggtggatagagcatcgacctgggacactgagctcccaggttcaaaaccctgaggttgcaaatgtgagtgtggggtcactagcttgagcgtgagatcatcaacatgatcacaaggtcgctggcttgagcccaaggtcaatggcttgcaccaggggtcacaggctcagcttgagccccatggtcaaggcatatatgagaagcaattaatgaacaactaaagtgatacaactatgagttgatgcttctcatctctcgcccttcctgtctctctctcaaaaacaagacaaaataaaaacaaaaacaaaaaaccagagtgACACTAAAAAAGATGTTTTGCAATGTCCATAATCCTAGTAAGTGACAGCGAGTGAGTGAGCAAGGACGTGCCCATGCACATGCATACAGAATGTACTCCCTAGGACAAGTTACTTAGACATAATGAATTCTTTCCACTTTTCAGACTCAAGCAGCCCCCTCCCTTCAACTTCTCCAGAACCTGGCTCTGAAGGACTAGAGATAAATGAGGGGCTGCTGACCCTCATTGCAGCCTCCTCCATACATCTTGTGTAAACAGAGGGAGCAGGAAAGCCAGGTACCCCTTTGCAGTGGGCCTGTGGTCTGGCTGAGTCCTGGCGGCCTGCACTTGGGTCACACACTCTTCTGTGCAGGAGGTGTGTGCACTGCGCTCCGGAATAGAGCCAGAGCTGCCCATCCATGTGGCAGGGAGACCCTAAGCAACTGGGAGGCATCAGATGGGAAGGGAGCACACACTCCTTTCTCTCCAACATAAGTGgtctgggagaagagggagaagagcttGGCCTCCAGAGTCAGAGAGACTCAAGTGCAAAGCTCAGATCTGTTGCTTCCTAGTTATGGGACCTTGAACAGGTCACTTCTGCGAACCACATTCTCATTATCTATAAAACAGGCTTATACCAGGACCAACCTTATAGGGCCTTTGTGAGCATACCATGAACAAGATATGTAAAATGTTTAGCACATggctttcaataaataaaacctacaaACATTTGCGTCTGTAACACCCTCACTGTTTCCCTCCTACCTGTGGCTGTTCAGATACCTATAGGAGGTTGTCCAATTcggtagccacatgtggctatttaaatatgAATGAGAATTATACAGAATGAATAATTCAGTTCCTAGTCATATGTTAAGTGCTCaataaccacatgtggctagtggctactataTTGGACAATGGAGATTATAGAACATTTCCACATGTTAGAAAGTTCTACCAGACAGTGCTATGTACTCAACACTGTTGTTCAGAGCACAGGAGCCCCCTGAGTCAGACTCCCCAAGTCTGAATCCCACCTCCACCACCCACAAACTGTTACCTTGAGCAGGTTACTTCTccaactcagtttcttcatctgcaaaatggggatgataGTATCCACCTTTTAGAGTTGCTCTGACACTTAAATGAGGCAATGCACCAAagctcttagcacagtgcctgacatatagtaagtgctcaaattAATCCCCAAACAATGTTGGctgctctttttatttcttgctggTGGAGGTGAACTCACCAGTGCTTAGCCGTGAGTGGGAAACTTGAGGGGTCAGATTCACAGGTTGAGGGTTTGAGGTGTGTCTGTTGGGGGACACATGCCTCTGTGTACAGAGCCCCTCTTCTTCCCAATACCTCCTGACATCCCGTGAAGCCAAGTCGAGCACGGTTCCACAGGGCCCACTTACGTACAGGCTGCCTGTTCTCAGCGAAGCCCTTGCGCAGGAAAATGCAGGCGGGGCCCAGCAGGTTGTGCATGACGGCGCAGTTCTGGGCCAGCATCAGGAGTGGTCCAGGGAGCTCGCTGCCAGCTGCCAGCCCCTCCTCGCTCATCTGCACCACCCTGTAGCTGGTCGTCTCCTCCTGGCGCATCTTCAGCCAGCACCAAGCAAATACAAAAGAAAGGCAGGCATCACTTCCCTGCCCAATCGGGGCCACCTGGCCCCAACCTGGCTCTTGGTCCTAGAAGGGCTCTCTCTCCTCAAGAGCAAACCCCGAAGAGGCCAAGAGTAGAGTCCAGAGAGCCCTCAGGATGAATAAGGGCAGCATCGAACTGGTCCAACAGACGGAGTCTCCAATCCTTGACTGAAGCAGGTGttccagggacagctgggtgtgGTACCCACCATG
The DNA window shown above is from Saccopteryx bilineata isolate mSacBil1 chromosome 2, mSacBil1_pri_phased_curated, whole genome shotgun sequence and carries:
- the CABP1 gene encoding calcium-binding protein 1 isoform X2; protein product: MGNCVKSPLRNLSRKMRQEETTSYRVVQMSEEGLAAGSELPGPLLMLAQNCAVMHNLLGPACIFLRKGFAENRQPDRSLRPEEIEELREAFREFDKDKDGYINCRDLGNCMRTMGYMPTEMELIELSQQINMNLGGHVDFEDFVELMGPKLLAETADMIGVKELRDAFREFDTNGDGEISTSELREAMRKLLGHQVGHRDIEEIIRDVDLNGDGRVDFEEFVRMMSR